In one window of Blastopirellula marina DNA:
- the gmd gene encoding GDP-mannose 4,6-dehydratase: protein MRVALITGITGQDGAYLAKFLLAKGYAVHGMVRRGSTLPFERIADLTDKIELHQGDLLDQMALNRLIETVQPSEVYNLAAQSFVPTSFDQPILTGEVTALGVTRILEAIRTVDTNIRFYQASSSEMFGKVYEEPQRETTPFWPRSPYGVSKMYGHWMTVNYRESYNLFASSGILFNHESPLRGTEFVTRKISYAVARIAQQLQSELRLGNLDAERDWGFAGDYVEAMWLMLQADTPDDYVVATGQKHTVREFCRLAFERVNLDWEKYVVVDERFYRPADVNTLCGDSSKARKELGWEPKVSFEQLVHMMVDEDMKRVRAEIKLAEEQA from the coding sequence ATGCGAGTGGCACTGATTACCGGGATCACCGGGCAAGATGGCGCGTACCTGGCCAAGTTTCTCTTGGCCAAGGGGTACGCAGTCCATGGCATGGTGCGTCGTGGTAGCACGCTACCTTTTGAGCGGATCGCTGATCTGACCGATAAGATCGAACTGCATCAAGGGGACTTGCTCGACCAAATGGCCCTCAATCGGCTAATCGAAACCGTTCAGCCGTCGGAGGTCTATAACCTGGCCGCGCAAAGTTTCGTGCCGACTAGCTTCGACCAGCCAATCCTGACCGGCGAAGTCACGGCCTTGGGCGTCACTCGTATTCTGGAAGCGATACGTACGGTCGATACGAACATCCGCTTCTACCAGGCCTCGAGCAGCGAGATGTTCGGGAAGGTCTACGAAGAGCCTCAGCGAGAAACGACCCCGTTCTGGCCACGTAGCCCTTACGGGGTCTCTAAGATGTATGGCCATTGGATGACGGTCAACTATCGCGAGAGCTACAACCTGTTCGCTAGCAGCGGGATCTTGTTCAATCACGAGTCCCCACTACGGGGAACGGAATTCGTAACCCGTAAAATCTCTTACGCCGTGGCCAGGATCGCTCAACAACTGCAAAGCGAGCTTCGCCTGGGGAACCTCGACGCGGAACGCGACTGGGGATTCGCCGGCGACTATGTTGAAGCGATGTGGTTGATGCTGCAGGCCGACACGCCCGATGACTACGTGGTGGCGACCGGTCAGAAGCACACCGTCCGCGAGTTCTGCCGCCTGGCCTTCGAGCGAGTCAATCTCGACTGGGAGAAGTACGTCGTCGTTGACGAGCGATTCTATCGCCCGGCTGACGTGAACACACTATGCGGCGATTCGAGCAAGGCCCGCAAAGAGCTTGGCTGGGAGCCGAAAGTCTCGTTCGAGCAACTTGTGCATATGATGGTCGACGAAGACATGAAGCGAGTCAGGGCCGAGATCAAACTCGCTGAGGAGCAAGCGTGA
- a CDS encoding CPBP family intramembrane glutamic endopeptidase, with translation MNAPISAPEVELETEEINYWQATARPLTSLIFVLPMLAVYEAGVLWLGPAAIRNGVDVWLRQFLSLMGLGQYFLLPVLTIGILLSWHHLKSYPWQFRPTNLPLMAAESMVLGLLLLCLAHFQASVMQMHVVAANAGPEVDTTTKQVVAYFGAGIYEELLFRLMLIPVLIVFIQGFAFPKLVATFAAMLISSLVFAAAHYNFFVAGGDPIDGYTFLFRLSAGLIFASIFALRGFGIAAGSHAMYDVLVAFS, from the coding sequence ATGAACGCACCCATCTCCGCTCCTGAAGTGGAACTCGAAACCGAAGAGATCAACTATTGGCAGGCCACCGCTCGCCCGCTGACTAGTTTGATCTTCGTGCTGCCGATGCTGGCCGTCTACGAGGCCGGCGTGCTCTGGCTGGGGCCAGCCGCAATTCGCAATGGGGTCGATGTCTGGCTCCGACAGTTCCTGAGCCTGATGGGTCTCGGTCAGTACTTCCTGCTACCGGTGCTGACGATCGGGATTCTCCTGTCTTGGCATCATTTGAAGTCGTACCCGTGGCAGTTCCGCCCAACCAATCTGCCGCTGATGGCTGCCGAGTCGATGGTGCTAGGGCTGTTGCTCTTGTGCCTGGCTCACTTTCAGGCGTCGGTCATGCAGATGCATGTCGTTGCGGCCAACGCCGGTCCCGAGGTCGACACGACCACCAAGCAGGTTGTCGCCTATTTCGGAGCAGGAATCTACGAAGAACTCTTGTTCCGATTGATGCTGATCCCCGTGCTGATCGTCTTTATCCAGGGCTTTGCGTTCCCGAAACTGGTTGCCACCTTCGCGGCGATGCTCATTAGCAGCCTGGTGTTCGCCGCGGCCCATTACAACTTCTTTGTCGCTGGCGGCGATCCGATCGACGGTTACACGTTTCTATTTCGCCTGTCGGCCGGGCTGATCTTCGCGTCGATCTTTGCCCTGCGCGGTTTTGGTATCGCGGCGGGATCGCACGCGATGTACGACGTGCTGGTGGCTTTCTCTTAA
- a CDS encoding endonuclease III domain-containing protein has protein sequence MSDSNVSLNTVFEKLLEHYGPQDWWPGESPLEIMIGAILTQNTSWKNVEKAIANLKDAGLLHLGRLHTTRQEELAEIIRPSGYYRLKAKRLANLIDHVVARYDGDLEWMFSHDVTTLREELLSINGIGPETADSILLYAGNLKTFVVDAYTARILKRHGWIAWEADYHHIQDHIVSQVPGEVEHYNEFHALIVRTGNEFCRKTPKCEGCPLACYLPESGIQEPE, from the coding sequence TTGAGCGACTCGAACGTTTCCTTAAACACTGTCTTTGAAAAGCTTTTAGAGCACTACGGCCCGCAAGACTGGTGGCCTGGCGAGTCTCCGCTGGAAATCATGATCGGTGCCATCCTGACCCAAAACACGTCCTGGAAGAATGTCGAGAAGGCCATTGCCAACCTCAAAGACGCCGGACTGCTGCACTTGGGCCGGTTACACACGACACGCCAGGAAGAATTAGCCGAGATCATCCGCCCTTCGGGCTATTACCGCCTGAAAGCCAAGCGGCTGGCCAATCTGATTGACCATGTCGTCGCCCGATACGACGGGGACCTGGAGTGGATGTTCTCGCACGATGTGACCACGCTGCGCGAGGAACTACTGAGCATCAATGGCATCGGCCCGGAAACGGCGGATTCGATTCTTCTTTACGCGGGCAACCTGAAAACATTCGTGGTCGATGCCTACACGGCTCGCATTTTGAAGCGGCACGGCTGGATTGCGTGGGAAGCCGATTACCACCATATCCAAGACCACATCGTCAGCCAGGTGCCCGGCGAGGTCGAGCATTACAACGAATTCCATGCGTTGATCGTCCGCACCGGCAACGAGTTCTGCCGCAAAACGCCTAAGTGCGAAGGCTGCCCTCTAGCGTGTTATCTGCCGGAGTCTGGCATCCAGGAGCCGGAATAA
- a CDS encoding NAD-dependent epimerase/dehydratase family protein — MKALITGINGFVGQHLASHLRSCGDEVRGTFVGSQPSSASDLKWEISQPATPTLIDTLKEFSPDVIYHLAAISHPGSCGDDLPTETCKAVNILGTRHVADLALALPSEPRIVFTSSSKVYGGRTAEQPWAKEDDPLQPKGGYAHSKWAAENLLRDRIPQGLKVVIARSFNHTGPGQSSIYLVPEWCQKVKDAAGPQAVRSLATSLDLSDVRDVVRMYRLLAEKGALGEAYNVGSGTAITTADIWNTLCDIRGQRIEVTAEKLEATQQPIADVTKLHEAIGPIKRIALRQTLEDVYQGINA, encoded by the coding sequence GTGAAGGCTCTGATTACCGGCATCAATGGATTCGTCGGTCAGCACCTCGCGTCGCACTTGCGTTCGTGCGGGGACGAGGTTCGCGGGACGTTTGTTGGCAGCCAGCCATCGTCGGCATCGGACCTGAAGTGGGAGATCTCGCAGCCTGCGACCCCCACGCTCATCGATACGCTCAAAGAGTTCTCGCCCGATGTGATCTATCACCTGGCCGCGATCAGTCATCCTGGTAGCTGCGGTGATGACCTGCCCACCGAAACCTGCAAGGCCGTGAATATCCTGGGAACGCGTCACGTGGCCGATCTGGCCTTGGCACTTCCTTCCGAGCCACGCATCGTTTTCACCAGCAGCAGCAAAGTATACGGCGGCCGCACAGCCGAGCAGCCATGGGCTAAGGAGGACGATCCTTTACAGCCCAAAGGTGGTTATGCCCACAGCAAGTGGGCGGCTGAGAACCTGCTGCGTGACCGAATCCCTCAAGGGTTGAAGGTCGTCATCGCACGGTCCTTCAATCATACTGGTCCTGGCCAAAGCTCCATTTACCTGGTGCCAGAGTGGTGTCAGAAGGTGAAGGATGCCGCCGGTCCCCAAGCGGTTCGCTCACTGGCAACGTCCCTCGATCTAAGCGACGTTCGTGACGTCGTTCGCATGTACCGGCTACTTGCCGAGAAGGGGGCGCTCGGCGAAGCGTATAACGTTGGTAGTGGCACGGCGATCACCACCGCCGATATCTGGAATACCCTGTGTGACATCCGCGGCCAGCGCATCGAAGTCACGGCAGAAAAGCTCGAAGCCACGCAGCAGCCGATCGCTGATGTAACGAAGCTGCATGAAGCGATCGGACCGATCAAGCGGATTGCATTGCGTCAGACCTTGGAAGATGTCTACCAAGGCATCAACGCGTAG
- the groES gene encoding co-chaperone GroES produces the protein MKVVPLGANVVVRRMESEETTAGGIVLPGSAQEKPKQGRVLSVGDGHVLKDGTKAPLSVKEGDQVIFSSWAGTEIKVEGEELLIMAESDILAVRG, from the coding sequence ATGAAAGTTGTTCCCCTGGGAGCTAATGTGGTCGTGCGGCGGATGGAATCGGAAGAAACCACAGCCGGCGGCATCGTCTTGCCTGGCAGTGCTCAAGAAAAACCGAAACAGGGCCGTGTCCTGAGCGTCGGTGATGGTCACGTTCTGAAGGACGGTACCAAAGCACCGCTGAGCGTTAAAGAAGGCGACCAAGTGATCTTCAGCAGTTGGGCTGGTACCGAGATTAAGGTCGAAGGGGAAGAACTCCTCATCATGGCCGAAAGTGACATCCTAGCTGTCCGCGGCTAG
- the gyrA gene encoding DNA gyrase subunit A — translation MSIEDELKESYLTYAMSVIVSRALPDVRDGLKPSQRRILVAMNDLNLTPGASRVKCAKISGDTSGNYHPHGEAVIYPTLVRMAQEWNMRYVLVDKQGNFGSIAGLPPAAMRYTEARMSSFAQLMLEDLKLDTVDYVPTYDERNSEPSVLPSKFPNLLVNGGNGIAVGMATSIPPNNLREICQAVIHLIDDPGTTIDEVLNIVQGPDFPTGGIICGRAAIRQGYKTGRSTVVVRSHTTIEHAKSGAKIIIHDIPYQQTRDRVEEKIASLVNEGRIQGIRAVANHSDLKEPVRIVIELKRDADPDIVLNQLYQFSPIQDSFSIILLALVDGKPRTMSIKEMLEEFIRHRVTVIRRRTQFLLAKARQRKHTIEGLLLALADIDEIIRIIRSSRTQAEAKQRLMGVECPASMMARALGEQGFAQFQLERGESDVYFLTSVQTDAILRMTLGQLVNLEQEKLSGEHAKLLEEIAEYLRILSDEANILAIIREQMEEIDRRFGDDRRTEISHEEIGNIDLEDLIEEETMVVSISTKGYIKRTPASIYKAQRRGGKGIKGAKSEEEDPIRHLFVASTHAYVLFFTTKGKVLWQKVYDLPNLSRESRGRAVVNLLQLEEGEHIADCRAVRDFDLPDHCLVMATRKGLVKKTLLEAYSRPKKNGIIAIKLKEDDELVDVAITKPGDELVLSTEKGMAIRFRESDARAMGRNSSGVKGINLTKGDSLVGMVVADPDAQLLTVCEHGYGKRTNFGPGLAIEDEGDENETEDSGTEDSGSEEESTSGSARYRTQKRGGKGLRDIKTTARNGKVVAVARVDDSDEVLMMTARGKIQRISAAEISMVGRNTQGVRIMSMDEGDSLAAVVRVPKEDGDDELDETAAPATPAAPQVSEQPAAEESTDEGSASEESASEESGEE, via the coding sequence ATGTCGATTGAGGACGAGCTCAAGGAGAGCTACCTCACCTACGCGATGAGCGTGATCGTCAGCCGCGCCTTGCCCGATGTTCGCGATGGGCTGAAGCCTTCGCAGCGGCGCATTCTGGTGGCCATGAACGACCTGAACCTCACGCCGGGGGCATCGCGGGTCAAATGTGCCAAGATCAGCGGTGACACCTCGGGTAACTATCACCCGCACGGTGAAGCGGTGATCTATCCGACCCTGGTCCGCATGGCCCAGGAATGGAACATGCGGTACGTGCTGGTCGACAAGCAGGGGAACTTCGGATCGATTGCCGGTCTCCCCCCGGCGGCTATGCGATACACCGAAGCCCGCATGTCCAGCTTCGCCCAGTTGATGTTGGAAGACCTGAAGCTCGACACGGTCGACTACGTGCCGACCTACGACGAGCGCAACTCCGAACCGTCCGTGTTGCCGAGCAAGTTCCCCAACTTGCTGGTCAACGGCGGGAACGGCATCGCGGTGGGTATGGCGACTTCCATCCCGCCGAACAACCTGCGCGAGATCTGCCAAGCCGTCATTCATCTGATCGACGATCCCGGCACTACCATCGACGAAGTCCTCAACATCGTCCAGGGGCCTGACTTCCCGACCGGGGGCATCATTTGTGGCCGGGCCGCGATCCGCCAGGGCTACAAGACCGGCCGCAGCACGGTCGTCGTCCGTTCGCACACCACGATCGAACATGCCAAAAGCGGTGCGAAGATCATCATCCACGACATCCCTTACCAGCAGACCCGCGACCGCGTCGAAGAGAAGATCGCCTCGCTGGTCAATGAAGGACGCATCCAGGGAATTCGCGCGGTCGCCAACCACTCCGATCTCAAGGAGCCGGTGCGGATTGTCATCGAACTGAAGCGTGACGCCGATCCCGATATCGTGCTGAATCAGCTCTACCAGTTCTCACCGATCCAGGATTCGTTCTCGATCATCTTGCTGGCATTGGTCGACGGCAAGCCGCGAACGATGTCGATCAAGGAAATGCTGGAAGAGTTCATTCGCCACCGCGTCACGGTCATTCGCCGTCGTACGCAGTTCCTCTTGGCCAAGGCTCGTCAACGCAAGCACACCATCGAAGGTTTGCTGCTGGCACTGGCCGACATCGACGAAATCATCCGCATCATTCGTTCGTCCCGCACCCAAGCCGAAGCGAAGCAGCGCCTGATGGGGGTCGAATGCCCGGCCTCGATGATGGCCCGCGCTCTCGGCGAGCAAGGTTTCGCTCAGTTCCAGCTGGAGCGGGGTGAATCGGACGTCTACTTCCTGACCTCGGTGCAGACCGACGCGATCCTGCGTATGACGCTGGGTCAGTTGGTGAACCTGGAACAGGAAAAGCTTTCCGGCGAACATGCCAAGCTGCTGGAAGAGATTGCCGAGTATCTGCGTATCTTGTCGGACGAAGCCAACATTCTGGCGATCATCCGCGAGCAGATGGAAGAGATCGACCGCCGCTTTGGGGACGATCGTCGCACCGAGATCTCGCACGAAGAGATCGGCAACATCGACCTGGAAGACCTCATCGAAGAAGAAACGATGGTGGTCTCGATCAGCACCAAGGGGTACATCAAGCGAACCCCGGCCAGCATCTACAAGGCCCAGCGCCGTGGTGGTAAGGGGATCAAGGGGGCCAAGAGCGAAGAGGAAGATCCAATTCGCCACCTGTTTGTCGCCTCGACCCACGCGTACGTTCTCTTCTTCACCACGAAGGGGAAAGTGCTGTGGCAAAAGGTATACGACCTGCCGAACCTCAGCCGCGAAAGCCGTGGTCGCGCGGTGGTCAACCTGCTTCAACTGGAAGAAGGAGAGCACATTGCCGACTGCCGAGCCGTGCGTGACTTCGACCTGCCAGACCACTGCCTGGTGATGGCGACCCGCAAGGGCCTGGTGAAGAAGACCTTGCTCGAAGCGTACAGCCGTCCCAAGAAGAACGGCATCATCGCGATCAAGCTGAAGGAAGACGACGAACTGGTCGATGTCGCGATCACCAAGCCTGGCGACGAACTCGTGCTTTCCACCGAGAAGGGGATGGCCATTCGTTTCCGCGAGAGCGATGCCCGTGCGATGGGCCGCAACTCGAGCGGTGTGAAGGGGATTAACCTCACCAAAGGAGACAGCCTGGTGGGGATGGTCGTGGCCGATCCGGATGCTCAGTTGCTGACCGTGTGTGAACATGGTTACGGCAAGCGAACCAACTTCGGTCCTGGCCTGGCCATTGAGGACGAAGGGGACGAGAACGAAACAGAGGATAGCGGAACCGAAGATAGCGGCTCGGAAGAAGAGTCGACCTCGGGCAGCGCTCGTTATCGCACGCAGAAGCGTGGTGGTAAGGGGCTGCGAGACATCAAGACCACCGCGCGCAACGGTAAGGTCGTCGCGGTCGCTCGCGTCGACGATTCCGACGAAGTGCTGATGATGACTGCCCGTGGCAAGATCCAGCGTATTTCCGCCGCCGAAATCAGCATGGTCGGCCGTAACACGCAAGGCGTCCGCATCATGTCGATGGACGAAGGGGATAGCCTGGCCGCCGTGGTCCGTGTTCCTAAGGAAGACGGCGACGACGAATTGGATGAAACCGCAGCACCGGCAACACCGGCCGCACCTCAGGTAAGTGAGCAGCCCGCCGCAGAAGAATCGACCGACGAAGGCTCTGCTTCTGAAGAGAGTGCTTCCGAAGAGAGTGGCGAGGAGTAG
- a CDS encoding type III pantothenate kinase codes for MPVESLVAIDIGNTRVHFALFENFHADEVTPPVSTFSYSTYSSDIQGLRNWLSGDTLPWYTVSVHRSALASLEAFSKIEPRVSSFFAFDHKKLPIEIAIPSPEKVGLDRLAAAVAANHMRQKDRPAIVVDAGTAITVDAVSAQGEFVGGAILPGMRTSAKALASQTDALPQITIDLENKPAAIGTNTTEAMQSGLFWGSVGAVRETIRRVSDQLNSDKPPQIFFSGGDVNYLAPWMDLDIETVDHLVLRGVALAAQTL; via the coding sequence GTGCCGGTTGAGTCTCTCGTCGCCATCGATATTGGCAACACGCGAGTTCACTTTGCCCTGTTCGAGAACTTCCATGCGGACGAAGTTACTCCGCCGGTGTCCACGTTTTCGTATTCGACTTACTCGTCAGACATCCAAGGCCTGCGTAACTGGCTATCTGGCGATACCCTTCCCTGGTACACCGTCAGCGTCCACCGCTCGGCACTCGCTTCACTGGAAGCATTTTCCAAGATCGAACCGCGCGTCAGTTCTTTCTTCGCGTTCGATCACAAAAAACTACCGATCGAAATCGCAATTCCCTCTCCCGAGAAGGTCGGACTCGATCGACTTGCCGCTGCGGTCGCCGCGAATCACATGCGCCAGAAAGATCGGCCTGCAATCGTAGTCGACGCCGGCACGGCAATCACCGTCGACGCGGTTTCGGCCCAAGGAGAGTTCGTCGGCGGGGCCATCCTGCCTGGCATGCGCACCAGCGCGAAGGCCTTGGCCTCGCAGACCGACGCCCTACCTCAGATCACGATTGACCTGGAAAACAAGCCCGCCGCGATTGGCACCAATACAACCGAGGCGATGCAAAGCGGTCTCTTCTGGGGCTCGGTTGGGGCGGTGCGAGAAACGATCCGCCGCGTCTCGGATCAGCTGAACTCCGACAAACCACCGCAAATTTTCTTTAGCGGCGGCGACGTAAATTACCTGGCACCGTGGATGGACCTCGATATCGAAACGGTCGATCACCTGGTGCTCAGAGGCGTAGCGCTGGCGGCTCAAACGCTGTAA
- the nadA gene encoding quinolinate synthase NadA: protein MSTVSLGSFDFAPYRSLSNEELTARIQKVRDELGSKLLILGHHYQQDEVIELSDLRGDSYQLSKMAAESSDCRYIVFCGVHFMAETADILANRPEKIEERNGQRVTVVLPDMAAGCSMADMAAIDQVENAWDDLGEVVDTNDITPVTYINSAASLKSFVGKHGGIVCTSSNAYKALKWAFNRTSRVLFFPDQHLGRNTALTMGITEDQMPVWNPYAGALGGNTETQLVDSKVILWQGHCSVHQMFKKEHVDAFRQNHPGIKILVHPECMREVNEIADVSGSTGKIIETVRQAPAGTKWAIGTELHLVNRLKKEHPEQEIHFLSPVVCMCATMYRIDLAHLCWSLENLAAGTPVNEIYVDDETSKWSRVALERMLEVSA, encoded by the coding sequence ATGTCGACCGTTTCCCTGGGATCCTTCGATTTCGCACCCTATCGATCCCTCTCGAACGAAGAGCTGACCGCCCGGATCCAAAAGGTCCGCGACGAACTGGGCAGCAAGCTCCTCATTCTGGGGCATCACTATCAGCAGGACGAAGTGATCGAACTGTCTGATCTGCGTGGCGATAGTTACCAGCTCAGCAAAATGGCCGCCGAAAGCAGCGATTGCCGCTATATCGTTTTCTGTGGTGTCCACTTCATGGCCGAAACGGCCGACATCCTGGCCAATCGCCCCGAAAAGATCGAAGAGCGTAACGGCCAGCGCGTTACGGTCGTGCTGCCAGATATGGCCGCCGGCTGCTCGATGGCCGACATGGCCGCGATCGACCAGGTTGAAAATGCCTGGGACGACCTGGGAGAGGTGGTCGACACAAACGACATCACACCAGTTACTTACATCAATTCCGCCGCCAGCCTGAAGTCGTTTGTTGGCAAGCACGGCGGTATCGTGTGCACCTCAAGCAACGCCTATAAAGCCTTGAAATGGGCGTTCAACCGCACCAGCCGGGTACTCTTCTTCCCGGACCAGCACCTGGGCCGGAACACGGCGTTGACGATGGGAATCACCGAGGACCAGATGCCGGTCTGGAACCCATACGCAGGCGCACTGGGGGGCAACACCGAGACGCAACTCGTTGATAGCAAAGTAATTCTGTGGCAAGGGCACTGCAGCGTCCACCAGATGTTCAAGAAGGAGCATGTCGACGCGTTCCGGCAGAACCACCCTGGCATCAAGATTCTCGTGCACCCGGAATGTATGCGAGAAGTCAACGAAATCGCCGACGTCTCAGGCTCGACCGGCAAGATCATCGAGACCGTCCGCCAGGCTCCGGCCGGCACGAAGTGGGCGATCGGGACTGAACTTCACCTGGTCAATCGACTTAAGAAGGAGCATCCGGAACAGGAAATCCACTTCCTCAGTCCCGTCGTCTGCATGTGTGCGACCATGTACCGCATCGACTTGGCCCACCTATGCTGGTCGCTTGAGAACCTGGCCGCAGGGACCCCGGTAAACGAGATTTACGTGGATGACGAAACATCTAAGTGGTCGCGGGTAGCACTAGAACGAATGCTGGAAGTATCGGCGTAA
- the rpmA gene encoding 50S ribosomal protein L27: MAHKKGQGSSRNGRDSNPQYRGVKKYGGQTVKAGSILVRQLGTKFRAGKNVGMGKDYTLFALSDGTVMFDQGSRRVNIVVEAN, from the coding sequence ATGGCCCATAAGAAAGGTCAAGGTTCTAGCCGTAACGGTCGCGATTCCAACCCTCAATACCGCGGCGTAAAGAAGTACGGTGGCCAAACGGTAAAGGCCGGTAGCATTCTCGTTCGCCAGCTGGGCACCAAGTTCCGTGCCGGCAAGAACGTCGGTATGGGCAAGGACTACACCCTGTTCGCTCTGTCGGACGGTACGGTCATGTTCGACCAAGGCAGCCGCCGCGTGAACATCGTGGTCGAAGCCAACTAG